From Drosophila suzukii chromosome 2R, CBGP_Dsuzu_IsoJpt1.0, whole genome shotgun sequence, a single genomic window includes:
- the Tsp42Ep gene encoding protein late bloomer, whose amino-acid sequence MNGCYNTIKYTGLLSNLLYMLLGIGVMSGAGLGLQVAEPNTPEHTYFVKSLVLGGTICMIVMFGCYGMVCNLLCVNLIFTMFILIALAMEYLQLHHYHTPSLKSAGGAWQQLELAWHGLDRDPELMHQYEASRHCCGYNGADDYKRLHLLVPASCYQATANDTAQQIYPSGCLETLNHSQRYIQQRDKLYMWAIVGLEIFILLQTVALSVLLFKLRQRQRIARRQVPPGVRREPRSNHVSASRAQLLHDA is encoded by the exons ATGAACGGCTGCTATAACACAATAAAATACACGGGCCTGCTCTCCAATCTGCTCTATATG CTTTTGGGCATAGGAGTGATGTCTGGAGCAGGATTGGGACTGCAAGTGGCGGAGCCCAACACGCCGGAGCACACGTATTTCGTTAAGAGTCTGGTGCTGGGCGGAACCATCTGCATGATCGTGATGTTCGGATGCTATGGAATGGTCTGCAACTTGCTCTGCGTCAATTTGATT TTCACAATGTTCATACTGATTGCTCTGGCAATGGAATACCTTCAGCTGCACCACTACCACACTCCGTCGCTCAAGAGCGCGGGTGGCGCCTGGCAGCAGCTGGAACTGGCCTGGCATGGTCTGGACAGGGATCCGGAGCTGATGCACCAGTACGAGGCCTCGCGGCACTGCTGCGGCTACAACGGCGCCGACGATTACAAACGCTTGCATCTGCTGGTGCCGGCGAGCTGTTATCAGGCCACTGCCAACGACACCGCCCAGCAGATCTACCCAAGCGGCTGCTTGGAGACGCTCAACCATAGCCAGCGGTACATACAGCAGCGCGATAAGCTATACATGTGGGCCATCGTTGGCCTTGAG ATCTTTATACTGCTGCAAACGGTGGCACTCAGTGTGCTGCTCTTCAAGctgcggcagcggcagcgaaTCGCTCGCAGACAGGTGCCACCAGGTGTGCGGCGGGAACCGCGTTCTAACCATGTGTCCGCATCACGAGCCCAGCTACTCCACGACGCTTAA
- the Tsp42Eo gene encoding protein late bloomer isoform X2, which produces MPTIRVCLQWTSVVFSTITLIVGILAVLAGVYELDKYNDGSTEHIDKYVQLGMAGALILAGLIGCMGAILGSIKVMVVNLSVLLVLIVLHIWKVSHHNETKQLDATEVYVMDLWMKELAHPGPMKHLQQEYECCGDKGPSDYKSLNMEIPRSCYHNKDGIHALLPYGNGCMDAVQKAYLKIYRYEKWAHIGLICYEVVGIILGITLCCQLTSKTRLYTY; this is translated from the exons ATCGTTGGGATCCTGGCGGTCCTGGCCGGAGTCTATGAGCTGGATAAGTACAACGATGGCTCCACGGAGCATATCGATAAGTATGTGCAACTGGGCATGGCAGGTGCCCTGATCTTGGCCGGATTGATCGGCTGCATGGGCGCCATCCTCGGTTCCATCAAAGTGATGGTGGTG AACCTGAGTGTGCTGCTGGTTCTGATAGTCTTGCACATCTGGAAAGTGTCCCACCACAACGAGACCAAGCAGCTGGACGCCACTGAGGTGTACGTGATGGATCTATGGATGAAGGAGCTGGCTCATCCGGGACCCATGAAGCATTTGCAGCAGGAG TACGAGTGCTGTGGCGACAAGGGCCCCTCGGATTACAAGAGCCTCAACATGGAGATACCGCGCAGCTGCTACCACAACAAGGATGGGATCCACGCCCTGTTGCCTTATGGGAATGGTTGCATGGATGCCGTGCAGAAAGCATACCTGAAGATCTACCGGTACGAGAAGTGGGCCCACATCGGACTTATTTGCTACGAG GTCGTGGGCATCATCTTGGGCATCACCTTATGCTGCCAGTTGACCAGCAAGACTCGTCTTTACACCTACTGA